One genomic region from Entelurus aequoreus isolate RoL-2023_Sb linkage group LG14, RoL_Eaeq_v1.1, whole genome shotgun sequence encodes:
- the si:ch211-227n13.3 gene encoding uncharacterized protein si:ch211-227n13.3 isoform X1 has product MEHSSCCEPAENTSYAEYESKHFESYTESFLIKCNSSFVYCLEWKSIMKRRNSSKAKKPLIKMPDISDSPHEEFVIRRKKRQKKDADVSSQEDIIDMIQRKYGDLDSAEEGCSRYVAAPKKRTSAGLCSACRKLHQRAKRLKKPMKDKLLDNDPTSLTCDQWVLLKDWHPTRLPQSRRKLSSSLRKIRRRKKEQDEAENVCSRPRVFLQRNLRRPRQTPATKIKQRKRRRAPSQGPSTAKKSRYHGDIPPRGSSSSSNDSFHSGEHPLEDFTTAVAKTSPPSVGTETSVHSGVPRRQSAERGFRDLLAQLRGNSSRIVQESH; this is encoded by the exons ATGGAACATTCTTCATGCTGCGAGCCTGCTGAGAACAC AAGTTACGCCGAATATGAATCAAAACACTTTGAATCATACACTGAATCCTTCCTAATAAAGTGTAATAG CTCCTTTGTCTACTGCCTGGAGTGGAAAAGCATCATGAAAAGAAGGAACTCTTCCAAGGCGAAGAAGCCGTTGATAAAGATGCCGGACATAAGCGACAGCCCACATGAGGAGTTTGTCATCCGGCGTAAGAAACGGCAGAAGAAGGATGCTGATGTCAGCAGCCAAGAAGACATCATCGACATGATCCAAAGGAAATACGGCGATTTAGACTCGGCCGAAGAAGGATGTTCCAGATATGTCGCTGCTCCCAAGAAGCGAACATCAGCAGGGCTTTGCTCCGCCTGTCGAAAGCTCCACCAGAGGGCCAAGAGGTTGAAGAAACCCATGAAAgataaactgttggacaatg ATCCCACTTCCTTGACGTGTGATCAGTGGGTCCTGCTCAAAGACTGGCACCCCACTAGGCTGCCTCAGTCCAGAAG GAAGCTTTCTTCCAGCCTGCGGAAGATCCGGCGTAGGaaaaaggagcaggatgaagctgAAAACGTCTGCTCGAGGCCACGTGTTTTCCTTCAGAG GAACCTCAGGCGGCCTCGCCAAACGCCAGCGACAAAGATAAAGCAGAGGAAGAGACGACGAGCGCCGTCTCAGGGCCCCAGTACGGCGAAGAAGTCGCGTTACCACGGCGACATCCCCCCTcggggcagcagcagcagcagcaacgaCAGTTTTCACAGCGGCGAACACCCGCTGGAAGACTTCACCACCGCGGTGGCCAAAACGTCGCCCCCGTCGGTGGGAACGGAGACGTCCGTGCACAGCGGCGTGCCGCGCAGGCAGTCGGCGGAGAGGGGGTTCCGAGACCTGCTGGCCCAGTTACGTGGCAACAGCAGCAGGATTGTCCAAGAAAGCCATTAG
- the si:ch211-227n13.3 gene encoding uncharacterized protein si:ch211-227n13.3 isoform X2, with protein sequence MEHSSCCEPAENTSFVYCLEWKSIMKRRNSSKAKKPLIKMPDISDSPHEEFVIRRKKRQKKDADVSSQEDIIDMIQRKYGDLDSAEEGCSRYVAAPKKRTSAGLCSACRKLHQRAKRLKKPMKDKLLDNDPTSLTCDQWVLLKDWHPTRLPQSRRKLSSSLRKIRRRKKEQDEAENVCSRPRVFLQRNLRRPRQTPATKIKQRKRRRAPSQGPSTAKKSRYHGDIPPRGSSSSSNDSFHSGEHPLEDFTTAVAKTSPPSVGTETSVHSGVPRRQSAERGFRDLLAQLRGNSSRIVQESH encoded by the exons ATGGAACATTCTTCATGCTGCGAGCCTGCTGAGAACAC CTCCTTTGTCTACTGCCTGGAGTGGAAAAGCATCATGAAAAGAAGGAACTCTTCCAAGGCGAAGAAGCCGTTGATAAAGATGCCGGACATAAGCGACAGCCCACATGAGGAGTTTGTCATCCGGCGTAAGAAACGGCAGAAGAAGGATGCTGATGTCAGCAGCCAAGAAGACATCATCGACATGATCCAAAGGAAATACGGCGATTTAGACTCGGCCGAAGAAGGATGTTCCAGATATGTCGCTGCTCCCAAGAAGCGAACATCAGCAGGGCTTTGCTCCGCCTGTCGAAAGCTCCACCAGAGGGCCAAGAGGTTGAAGAAACCCATGAAAgataaactgttggacaatg ATCCCACTTCCTTGACGTGTGATCAGTGGGTCCTGCTCAAAGACTGGCACCCCACTAGGCTGCCTCAGTCCAGAAG GAAGCTTTCTTCCAGCCTGCGGAAGATCCGGCGTAGGaaaaaggagcaggatgaagctgAAAACGTCTGCTCGAGGCCACGTGTTTTCCTTCAGAG GAACCTCAGGCGGCCTCGCCAAACGCCAGCGACAAAGATAAAGCAGAGGAAGAGACGACGAGCGCCGTCTCAGGGCCCCAGTACGGCGAAGAAGTCGCGTTACCACGGCGACATCCCCCCTcggggcagcagcagcagcagcaacgaCAGTTTTCACAGCGGCGAACACCCGCTGGAAGACTTCACCACCGCGGTGGCCAAAACGTCGCCCCCGTCGGTGGGAACGGAGACGTCCGTGCACAGCGGCGTGCCGCGCAGGCAGTCGGCGGAGAGGGGGTTCCGAGACCTGCTGGCCCAGTTACGTGGCAACAGCAGCAGGATTGTCCAAGAAAGCCATTAG